A genomic region of Haliaeetus albicilla chromosome 8, bHalAlb1.1, whole genome shotgun sequence contains the following coding sequences:
- the PGM1 gene encoding phosphoglucomutase-1 isoform X1, with amino-acid sequence MEDAPLPLLTMPTTPYNDQKPGTSGLRKKTFYFESKMNYLQNFIQSIFFSIDLRDRQGSSMVVGGDGRYLNKSAVELIVQMAAANGIGRLVIGQNGILSTPAVSCIIRKIKAIGGIILTASHNPGGPNGDFGIKFNTANGGPAPEGITDKIFQISKKIEEYAICPDLQVDLSTIGKQQFDLENKFKPFTVEIVDSVEAYANMLRNIFDFNALKELLSGKNHLKIRIDAMHGVVGPYVKKILCEELGAPANSAVNCTPLEDFGGHHPDPNLTYAADLVQTMKTGEYDFGAAFDGDGDRNMILGKHGFFVNPSDSVAVIAANIFSIPYFQQTGVRGFARSMPTSGALDRVAHATKIALYETPTGWKFFGNLMDANKLSLCGEESFGTGSDHIREKDGLWAVLAWLSILATRKQSVEDIMKDHWQKYGRNFFTRYDYEEVDADAASKMMKDLETVMFDRSFVGKQLSCGDKVYTVEKADNFEYNDPVDGSVSRNQGLRLIFSDGSRIIFRLSGTGSAGATVRLYIDSYEKDAQKIHEDPQVMLAPLISIALKLSQLHERTGRTGPTVIT; translated from the exons ATGGAAGACGCTCCTCTGCCTCTGTTGACCATGCCGACAACTCCTTATAACGATCAGAAACCAGGAACCAGTGGATTACGGAAGAAGACCTTTTATTTTGAATCCAAGATGAACTATTTGCAGAATTTTATCCAgagtatatttttttccatagacCTAAGAGATCGACAAGGATCTTCTATGGTAGTTGGAGGTGATGGGAGATACCTTAATAAGTCTGCAGTGGAACTGATAGTCCAAATGGCTGCTGCCAATGGG ATTGGCCGCTTGGTCATCGGGCAGAACGGCATTCTCTCCACCCCAGCGGTGTCCTGCATCATCAGGAAAATCAAAGCCATCGGTGGCATCATTCTGACAGCCAGCCACAACCCTGGTGGGCCCAATGGGGATTTTGGCATTAAATTCAATACTGCCAATGGAG GTCCTGCTCCTGAAGGTATCACAGACAAAATTTTCCAAATCAGCAAGAAAATTGAAGAGTATGCAATCTGCCCAGATCTCCAGGTGGACCTGAGCACCATTGGGAAACAGCAGTTTGACTTGGAGAACAAATTTAAACCATTTACAG tggaaATTGTGGACTCAGTAGAAGCTTATGCGAATATGCTGAGGAACATCTTTGACTTCAATGCATTAAAGGAACTGCTTTCAGGGAAAAACCACCTCAAGATTCGCATAGATGCTATGCACGGAG TTGTGGGCCCTTACGTGAAGAAGATCCTGTGCGAGGAGCTTGGAGCCCCAGCAAATTCAGCGGTGAACTGCACCCCGCTAGAGGACTTTGGTGGCCACCATCCTGACCCCAACTTAACCTATGCTGCTGACCTTGTCCAGACCATGAAGACGGGAGAGTATGACTTTGGAGCTGCCTTTGATGGAGACGGG GATCGCAACATGATTCTTGGGAAACACGGCTTCTTTGTGAACCCCTCCGACTCCGTCGCTGTCATCGCTGCCAATATTTTCAGTATCCCTTATTTCCAGCAGACTGGAGTCCGTGGCTTTGCCCGGAGCATGCCCACCAGTGGGGCTCTCGATAG GGTGGCCCATGCTACAAAGATTGCTTTGTATGAAACTCCAACTGGCTGGAAGTTCTTTGGAAACTTGATGGATGCAAACAAACTGTCTCTGTGTGGAGAGGAAAGTTTTGGTACTG GCTCCGACCACATCCGCGAGAAGGACGGGCTGTGGGCTGTCCTGGCTTGGTTGTCCATCCTAGCCACCCGCAAGCAGAGCGTGGAGGACATCATGAAGGATCACTGGCAGAAATACGGCAGGAACTTCTTCACCAG ATATGACTATGAAGAGGTGGATGCAGATGCAGCTAGCAAAATGATGAAGGATTTGGAGACTGTGATGTTTGACCGCTCCTTTGTGGGGAAGCAGTTGTCATGTGGTGACAAAGTCTACACAGTTGAGAAAGCTGATAATTTTGAGTACAATGATCCTGTGGATGGAAGTGTCTCCAGAAACCAG GGCTTGCGGCTCATCTTCTCTGATGGCTCCCGCATCATCTTCAGACTAAGCGGTACAGGCAGTGCTGGAGCAACTGTGCGGCTGTACATCGACAGTTACGAGAAAGATGCTCAGAAGATACATGAAGACCCACAG gtCATGTTGGCACCTCTCATTTCTATTGCACTGAAACTTTCACAGCTTCATGAAAGAACCGGCCGCACCGGTCCGACCGTCATAACATAA